From a single Osmerus mordax isolate fOsmMor3 chromosome 6, fOsmMor3.pri, whole genome shotgun sequence genomic region:
- the elovl4a gene encoding elongation of very long chain fatty acids protein 4a yields MEIVTHLINDTIEFYKWGLTIADKRVEKWPLMDSPLPTLAISSSYLLFLWLGPKYMRNREPFQLKKTLIAYNFSMVFFNFFICKELFMAARAASYSYICQPVNYSDDPNEVRIAAALWWYFVSKGVEYLDTVFFILRKKFNQVSFLHVYHHCTMFTLWWIGIKWVAGGQSFFGAHMNAAIHVLMYLYYGLASCGPKIQKFLWWKKYLTIIQMIQFHVTIGHTALSLYMDCDFPHWMHYALICYAVTFIVLFGNFYYQTYRRMPRRDRDSSKAAKALANGTVNGVSKVANVAQMAGKVDEKLEKQENGRRKRKGRAKRD; encoded by the exons ATGGAGATTGTCACACATCTCATAAATGACACCATTGAATTCTACAAATGGGGCCTAACCATAGCAG ACAAACGAGTGGAAAAATGGCCGCTTATGGACTCTCCTCTGCCCACACTGGCAATCAGTTCATCCTATCTGCTCTTCCTATGGTTGGGGCCCAAATATATGAGGAACCGTGAGCCTTTCCAGCTCAAGAAGACCCTCATTGCCTACAACTTCAGCATGGTCTTCTTTAACTTCTTCATCTGTAAAGAG CTCTTCATGGCAGCACGGGCAGCCAGCTACAGTTACATCTGTCAGCCAGTAAACTACTCCGACGACCCCAACGAAGTCAGG ATAGCAGCGGCGCTGTGGTGGTACTTTGTGTCTAAGGGGGTGGAGTACCTGGACACAGTGTTCTTCATCCTCAGAAAGAAGTTCAACCAGGTCAGCTTCCTACATGTTTACCATCACTGCACCATGTTTACCCTCTGGTGGATTGGTATCAAGTGGGTTGCAGGAGGGCAGT CATTCTTTGGGGCACACATGAATGCCGCAATCCATGTGCTGATGTACCTGTATTACGGTCTTGCCTCGTGTGGGCCGAAGATCCAGAAGTTTCTGTGGTGGAAGAAGTACCTCACCATTATCCAGATG ATCCAATTCCATGTAACTATTGGACACACGGCCCTGTCTCTCTACATGGACTGTGACTTCCCCCACTGGATGCATTACGCCCTCATCTGCTATGCCGTCACCTTTATCGTCCTCTTTGGAAACTTCTACTACCAGACCTACCGCCGGATGCCTCGTCGCGACCGTGACAGCTCCAAAGCTGCCAAGGCCCTTGCTAATGGGACCGTTAACGGGGTGAGCAAGGTGGCCAATGTAGCGCAAATGGCAGGCAAGGTGGATGAGAAGCTGGAGAAACAAGAGaacgggaggaggaagaggaaagggagggccAAGCGTGactag